One Serinicoccus chungangensis genomic window carries:
- the paaE gene encoding 1,2-phenylacetyl-CoA epoxidase subunit PaaE, with protein sequence MSLIQQPTRRRARFHELTVSRVDRLTDEAIALSFVVPEELREEFAFEPGQHLTVRATIDGQDVRRSYSCCISRGRSRETGEVRVAAATVPGGLMSTWLNEHVRPGDTLQVMTPMGSFVCPTEPTATRHHVGIAAGSGITPVLSLLTTALEEEPHSRVTLVFGNRRTDSVMFLEELMDLKNRFPQRFTLLNVLSREPQEAALLTGRIDRDKIEQLLATFVPEDQVDEWYLCGPFGMVETVQEVLAGRGVDPEHVHHEIFHVDSDGAPVTTPDEDATPRDPGAPPEAVATVTLDGRTTTVPMASTAETILAATLRERPDAPFSCTGGVCGTCRAKVVDGEVRMERNYALEPDEVERGYRLMCQSHPVTEQVTIDYDA encoded by the coding sequence GTGAGCCTGATCCAGCAGCCGACCCGCCGCCGAGCGAGGTTCCACGAGCTGACGGTGAGCCGGGTGGACCGCCTGACCGACGAGGCCATCGCCCTCAGCTTCGTCGTCCCCGAGGAGCTGCGCGAGGAGTTCGCCTTCGAGCCCGGCCAGCACCTCACCGTCCGGGCGACGATCGACGGCCAGGACGTCCGTCGCTCCTACTCCTGCTGCATCTCCCGGGGCCGGTCGCGGGAGACCGGCGAGGTCCGCGTCGCGGCCGCGACCGTGCCGGGCGGTCTCATGTCCACCTGGCTCAACGAGCACGTCCGGCCCGGTGACACGCTCCAGGTGATGACCCCCATGGGGTCCTTCGTCTGCCCGACCGAGCCGACCGCCACCCGGCACCACGTGGGCATCGCCGCCGGGTCGGGGATCACCCCGGTGCTCTCCCTGCTCACGACCGCGCTCGAGGAGGAGCCGCACTCCCGGGTGACCCTCGTCTTCGGCAACCGCCGGACCGACTCGGTGATGTTCCTCGAGGAGCTCATGGACCTCAAGAACCGCTTCCCGCAGCGGTTCACCCTGCTCAACGTGCTCTCCCGCGAGCCGCAGGAGGCCGCGCTGCTCACCGGCCGCATCGACCGGGACAAGATCGAGCAGCTCCTGGCGACGTTCGTCCCGGAGGACCAGGTGGACGAGTGGTACCTCTGCGGGCCGTTCGGCATGGTCGAGACGGTCCAGGAGGTGCTCGCGGGACGCGGGGTGGACCCCGAGCACGTGCACCACGAGATCTTCCACGTCGACAGCGACGGCGCACCGGTCACCACCCCCGACGAGGACGCGACCCCTCGCGACCCCGGCGCCCCTCCGGAGGCGGTGGCCACCGTCACCCTCGACGGGCGCACCACCACCGTGCCGATGGCCAGCACCGCGGAGACCATCCTGGCGGCGACCCTGCGGGAGCGGCCGGACGCCCCCTTCTCCTGCACCGGCGGCGTGTGCGGCACGTGCCGGGCCAAGGTCGTCGACGGCGAGGTCCGGATGGAGCGCAACTACGCCCTCGAGCCGGACGAGGTCGAGCGCGGCTACCGCCTCATGTGCCAGTCGCACCCGGTGACCGAGCAGGTCACCATCGACTACGACGCCTGA
- a CDS encoding Maf family protein: MIPLVLASASPARLTTLTRAGVSPEVIVSGVDEDAAIAAAQERHGELAAADVALTLARAKAEQVSREHGVDALVLGCDSVLELDGQVFGKPHSSQVAVERWQAMRGRSGTLHTGHWLVDDREDEADASPATGATLGATASTVVHFADLTDAEIAHYVATGEPLHVAGGFTVDGLGGPYVTGIEGDYHAVVGVSLPLLRELLGQLGLAWHDLLDR, from the coding sequence GTGATCCCCCTCGTGCTGGCCTCCGCCTCTCCTGCCCGGCTGACGACCCTCACCCGGGCGGGGGTGTCCCCCGAGGTCATCGTGTCCGGGGTGGACGAGGACGCCGCCATCGCCGCGGCGCAGGAGCGGCACGGCGAGCTCGCCGCCGCCGACGTCGCGCTCACCCTGGCCCGGGCGAAGGCCGAGCAGGTCAGCCGCGAGCACGGCGTCGACGCCCTCGTCCTGGGCTGCGACTCGGTGCTGGAGCTGGACGGGCAGGTCTTCGGCAAGCCGCACTCCTCGCAGGTGGCGGTCGAGCGCTGGCAGGCCATGCGGGGCCGGTCGGGCACGCTGCACACGGGGCACTGGCTCGTCGACGACCGGGAGGACGAGGCGGACGCCTCCCCCGCCACCGGCGCCACGCTCGGCGCCACCGCGTCGACCGTCGTGCACTTCGCCGACCTGACCGACGCCGAGATCGCCCACTACGTGGCCACCGGTGAGCCGCTGCACGTCGCCGGGGGGTTCACCGTGGACGGCCTCGGCGGTCCCTACGTGACGGGCATCGAGGGCGACTACCACGCGGTGGTCGGCGTCAGCCTGCCGCTGCTGCGCGAGCTGCTCGGTCAGCTGGGCCTCGCCTGGCACGACCTGCTCGACCGCTGA
- a CDS encoding GNAT family N-acetyltransferase, giving the protein MRTTRRLVLRGFLEADREPFARMNADPEVMRHLQGPMSRERSDAFVRRIGVCWAERGYGLWALERRDSGEFLGYTGLWPADVLPSGPAVEVGWRLARPAWGHGFATEAATEALRLAFTDVGLDEVVSFTPAVNTASLGVMRRIGLRRDPGRDFDHPRVDATAYPELVRHLVHALDASAWRADVARSGRS; this is encoded by the coding sequence GTGCGGACCACCCGGAGGCTGGTGCTGCGGGGTTTCCTCGAGGCCGACCGCGAGCCGTTCGCCCGCATGAATGCCGACCCCGAGGTGATGCGCCACCTGCAGGGGCCGATGAGCCGCGAGCGCTCGGACGCCTTCGTCCGCCGGATCGGGGTGTGCTGGGCCGAGCGCGGCTACGGGCTGTGGGCGCTGGAACGGCGCGACAGCGGCGAGTTCCTGGGCTACACCGGGCTCTGGCCCGCCGACGTCCTGCCCTCGGGGCCCGCCGTCGAGGTGGGGTGGCGCCTGGCCCGGCCGGCCTGGGGTCACGGGTTCGCCACCGAGGCGGCCACGGAGGCGCTGCGCCTGGCCTTCACCGACGTCGGCCTGGACGAGGTCGTCTCCTTCACCCCGGCCGTCAACACCGCCTCCCTCGGCGTCATGCGCCGGATCGGGCTGCGGCGCGACCCGGGCCGGGACTTCGACCACCCCCGGGTGGACGCGACGGCCTACCCCGAGCTCGTGCGGCACCTCGTCCACGCCCTCGACGCGTCGGCGTGGCGGGCCGACGTCGCCCGCTCCGGCCGGTCGTGA
- a CDS encoding DUF885 domain-containing protein — MTTQSREQTDIDRIAEDHLDATVALSPLEATYLGVPGRDAEIDDLSLDGLRAQREQCASTLAALEGAQPVDETDRVTVAALRERLGLEVELLDLVLEGRTPVEFNVLTAAPLAVRDVFDLMPKDTEEHWATVAARLRAVPTALEQFVSVLRWSAERGQVPPVRQVRGVAGQCRDQAGDEASSFDALVREAADQPEAVRSDLDAAVTDAKAAFGELAAYLTDELEPQAPESDACGPELYRLRSRSFLGAEIDLEETYRWGQEELARITTMMEEAADAVRPGAGVEEAVAILDADPRYALEGTEALREWMQVKADEAVAELGGTQFDVPEPVRRIECMIAPSQTGGIYYTGPSEDFSRPGRMWWSVPKGVTRFSTWRELTTVYHEGVPGHHLQIAQTVYRSELLNRWRRLASWTSGHGEGWALYAEWLMADLGHMDDPGNRMGLLGGQSLRAARVVLDIGVHCGFEAPAEVGGGEWTYDKAWRFLTAHAHENEESLRFELDRYLGWPGQAPSYKIGERLWLELREECRRREGEDFDLKAFHRRALDLGGVGLDTLRASVLGEL; from the coding sequence GTGACGACGCAGAGCCGCGAGCAGACCGACATCGACCGCATCGCCGAGGACCACCTGGACGCCACCGTGGCGCTCAGCCCGCTCGAGGCGACCTACCTGGGCGTGCCCGGACGCGACGCCGAGATCGACGACCTGTCGCTGGACGGGCTCCGGGCGCAGCGCGAGCAGTGCGCGAGCACGCTCGCCGCCCTGGAGGGCGCCCAGCCGGTCGACGAGACCGACCGCGTGACCGTGGCCGCCCTGCGCGAGCGGCTGGGCCTGGAGGTCGAGCTCCTAGACCTCGTGCTGGAGGGCCGGACACCGGTCGAGTTCAACGTGCTCACCGCCGCCCCGCTGGCGGTGCGGGACGTCTTCGACCTCATGCCCAAGGACACCGAGGAGCACTGGGCGACGGTCGCCGCCCGGCTGCGCGCGGTGCCCACCGCGCTCGAGCAGTTCGTCTCCGTGCTGCGCTGGTCCGCGGAGCGGGGTCAGGTGCCCCCGGTCCGCCAGGTGCGGGGCGTCGCGGGGCAGTGCCGCGACCAGGCCGGTGACGAGGCCAGCAGCTTCGACGCCCTCGTCCGCGAGGCGGCGGACCAGCCCGAGGCGGTCCGCTCGGACCTCGACGCGGCGGTCACCGACGCGAAGGCGGCCTTCGGCGAGCTCGCGGCATACCTCACCGACGAGCTGGAGCCGCAGGCGCCGGAGTCGGACGCATGCGGGCCCGAGCTCTACCGGCTGCGGTCGCGCAGCTTCCTCGGCGCCGAGATCGACCTCGAGGAGACCTACCGGTGGGGTCAGGAGGAGCTCGCGCGGATCACCACCATGATGGAGGAGGCCGCCGACGCGGTCCGGCCCGGCGCGGGCGTCGAGGAGGCCGTCGCGATCCTGGACGCCGACCCGCGCTACGCCCTGGAGGGCACCGAGGCGCTGCGCGAGTGGATGCAGGTCAAGGCGGACGAGGCGGTGGCCGAGCTGGGCGGCACGCAGTTCGACGTGCCCGAGCCCGTGCGGCGCATCGAGTGCATGATCGCCCCCAGCCAGACCGGCGGCATCTACTACACCGGCCCCAGCGAGGACTTCAGCCGTCCGGGCCGGATGTGGTGGTCGGTGCCCAAGGGGGTCACCCGGTTCTCCACCTGGCGCGAGCTCACCACCGTCTACCACGAGGGCGTCCCGGGCCACCACCTGCAGATCGCGCAGACCGTCTACCGCTCCGAGCTGCTCAACCGCTGGCGTCGCCTGGCGTCCTGGACCTCCGGGCACGGGGAGGGCTGGGCGCTCTACGCCGAGTGGCTCATGGCCGACCTCGGCCACATGGACGACCCGGGCAACCGGATGGGCCTGCTCGGGGGTCAGTCGCTGCGGGCGGCCCGGGTGGTCCTCGACATCGGGGTGCACTGCGGCTTCGAGGCGCCGGCCGAGGTCGGCGGCGGGGAGTGGACCTACGACAAGGCCTGGCGCTTCCTCACCGCGCACGCCCACGAGAACGAGGAGTCCCTGCGCTTCGAGCTGGACCGCTACCTCGGCTGGCCCGGGCAGGCCCCGAGCTACAAGATCGGCGAGCGGCTGTGGCTGGAGCTGCGCGAGGAGTGCCGGCGCCGGGAGGGCGAGGACTTCGACCTCAAGGCCTTCCACCGACGGGCGCTGGACCTCGGCGGCGTCGGGCTCGACACCCTGCGTGCGTCGGTGCTCGGCGAGCTGTGA
- a CDS encoding methyltransferase domain-containing protein: protein MSASWDPGHYRRYATERDRPFAELLARVPGLEPRRIVDLGCGPGHGLRWLADRWPGADVLGLDSSPEMVAAARETAGGGRARAEVGDLVDWARGGAGPGEVDLLVTTATLQWVPGHLALLPELVGRLRPGGVLAMTVPGNMGEPSHTRRREIAAQPRYAAHLAGVAAPAAHDPVDYLRVLSAAGCLVDAWETTYLHVLDPAGDDPDPVFTWVNATGARPTLQALPPDLRADFADELRAALRAAYPRTDAGVVLPFRRVFAVATREDSPG from the coding sequence GTGAGCGCTAGCTGGGACCCGGGTCACTACCGGCGGTACGCCACCGAGCGGGACCGTCCGTTCGCCGAGCTCCTGGCCCGGGTGCCCGGGCTCGAGCCGCGGCGCATCGTCGACCTCGGCTGCGGGCCCGGGCACGGGCTGCGGTGGCTCGCCGACCGGTGGCCGGGCGCCGACGTGCTCGGCCTGGACTCCTCGCCGGAGATGGTGGCCGCGGCCCGGGAGACGGCCGGCGGGGGCAGGGCCCGGGCGGAGGTGGGCGACCTCGTCGACTGGGCCCGCGGCGGCGCGGGTCCGGGGGAGGTCGACCTGCTGGTGACGACCGCCACCCTGCAGTGGGTCCCCGGGCACCTCGCCCTGCTGCCCGAGCTGGTCGGCCGCCTGCGCCCCGGAGGGGTCCTCGCGATGACGGTGCCGGGGAACATGGGCGAGCCGAGCCACACCCGGCGCCGCGAGATCGCGGCGCAGCCGCGGTATGCCGCTCACCTCGCCGGGGTCGCTGCCCCGGCCGCCCACGACCCGGTCGACTACCTCCGGGTGCTGTCCGCCGCGGGGTGCCTGGTGGACGCCTGGGAGACCACCTACCTGCACGTCCTCGACCCCGCGGGGGACGACCCCGACCCGGTGTTCACCTGGGTGAACGCCACCGGGGCCCGGCCCACCCTGCAGGCCCTGCCGCCGGACCTGCGGGCGGACTTCGCGGACGAGCTCCGCGCGGCGCTGCGGGCGGCATACCCCCGGACCGACGCCGGGGTGGTGCTCCCCTTCCGCCGGGTCTTCGCGGTCGCCACCCGGGAGGACTCTCCTGGCTGA